The Acidobacteriota bacterium genome window below encodes:
- a CDS encoding hydantoinase B/oxoprolinase family protein, with amino-acid sequence MPFQPIEFEVFKNLFVSIAEEMGVTLCRTAFSPNIKERLDFSCAVYDARGETIAQGDHMPVHLGAMPLSVQAAIEAVPMEEGDVVIVNDPFCGGTHLPDITFVSPVFAPTKRTRGRRTLAFYVANRAHHSDVGGMSPGSMPLASELFQEGLIIPPIKLVSRGKMVRDVLALILANVRTPTEREGDIAAQIAANRTAEQRLLHMVAKYGQGRVETQAAALQNYTERVMRATIAEIPDGTYFFEDALDDDGFSQHPIRICATVKIAGDQAEVDFSGSDPQTKGGVNANFAMTLSATLYAFRCLVTENILYNAGIARAVKVQAPAGSIVNANRPAAVAGGNVETSQRITDVLLGALAQALPDRIQAASQGTMNNVTLGGTDFRSGKPFAYYETLGGGMGGRAGLDGISGVHTHMSNTRNTPVEAIEHYLPVRVRQYGLRKGSGGNGQFRGGEGLVREYEMLGETEVTVISERRTSTPYGLFGGNSGQSGCNLVIHDGVETELPGKVNLKLNAGDRLRIETPGGGGYGRNEEFD; translated from the coding sequence ATGCCTTTCCAACCCATTGAATTTGAAGTCTTTAAAAATCTGTTCGTTTCGATTGCCGAGGAAATGGGTGTGACGCTGTGTCGCACGGCGTTTTCCCCCAATATCAAAGAGCGCCTTGATTTTTCATGTGCCGTCTATGATGCCCGTGGCGAAACGATTGCCCAGGGCGACCATATGCCAGTTCACCTTGGGGCCATGCCGCTTTCGGTTCAGGCCGCCATTGAGGCCGTTCCAATGGAAGAAGGCGATGTGGTCATTGTCAATGACCCGTTCTGCGGCGGCACCCATCTGCCGGACATCACCTTTGTCTCTCCGGTCTTCGCGCCGACGAAGCGAACACGTGGCCGCCGAACGCTGGCTTTTTATGTTGCCAACCGGGCGCACCATTCGGATGTCGGTGGAATGAGTCCTGGATCCATGCCGCTGGCGTCGGAACTGTTTCAGGAAGGGCTGATCATTCCTCCAATCAAGCTGGTCAGCCGTGGAAAAATGGTGCGGGATGTGTTGGCGCTGATTTTGGCGAATGTTCGAACTCCGACCGAACGCGAAGGCGATATCGCGGCCCAAATTGCCGCCAACCGCACGGCTGAACAGCGGTTGCTCCACATGGTCGCCAAATACGGGCAGGGGCGGGTTGAAACCCAGGCCGCAGCCTTACAGAACTACACTGAACGGGTGATGCGGGCGACAATTGCTGAAATTCCGGATGGAACCTATTTTTTCGAAGACGCCCTTGATGACGATGGCTTCAGCCAGCATCCGATTCGGATTTGTGCCACTGTCAAAATCGCGGGTGACCAGGCTGAAGTTGATTTTTCAGGCAGCGACCCGCAAACCAAAGGCGGCGTCAACGCCAATTTTGCGATGACCTTGTCGGCAACCCTGTATGCTTTTCGATGCCTGGTGACAGAAAATATCCTGTATAACGCGGGTATTGCCCGGGCGGTGAAAGTTCAGGCGCCGGCAGGCTCCATTGTCAATGCCAACCGACCTGCCGCTGTGGCTGGTGGTAACGTTGAAACTTCGCAACGAATTACGGATGTCCTGCTTGGGGCCTTAGCGCAGGCTCTTCCAGACCGCATTCAGGCGGCCAGCCAGGGAACTATGAATAATGTGACGCTCGGAGGAACTGACTTCAGGTCCGGGAAGCCGTTTGCCTACTATGAAACCCTGGGCGGTGGGATGGGTGGTCGAGCCGGTTTGGATGGAATCAGTGGCGTTCACACCCATATGAGCAACACCCGCAATACCCCGGTCGAAGCGATTGAACATTATTTGCCGGTTCGAGTCCGTCAGTATGGATTGCGAAAAGGAAGCGGTGGAAATGGACAGTTTCGAGGAGGCGAAGGACTGGTTCGTGAATATGAAATGCTTGGGGAAACTGAAGTTACCGTTATTTCCGAGCGCCGCACCAGCACCCCGTATGGATTATTTGGCGGTAATTCCGGCCAGTCTGGGTGCAATCTTGTGATCCACGACGGAGTTGAAACTGAATTGCCCGGCAAGGTGAATCTCAAGCTCAACGCTGGCGACCGGCTACGGATTGAAACCCCAGGCGGGGGCGGGTATGGGAGGAATGAAGAATTTGATTAG
- a CDS encoding four helix bundle protein, with translation MHHLSIAKGSLMEVETHLIISIRLQFTTREEAKLVWQLSQQVGRLLNKLINSLNSKNVNLNPEPRTLNPEPRTPNPEPRTPNPEP, from the coding sequence TTGCACCACCTTTCAATTGCCAAAGGCTCGCTTATGGAAGTTGAAACTCATCTTATAATTTCCATTCGGTTGCAGTTTACCACCCGTGAGGAAGCCAAATTAGTTTGGCAATTAAGTCAACAAGTCGGAAGATTGTTAAATAAACTTATAAACTCATTGAATTCAAAGAATGTTAACCTGAACCCTGAACCCCGAACCCTGAACCCCGAACCCCGAACCCCGAACCCCGAACCCCGAACCCCGAACCCTGAACCCTAA